Part of the Panicum virgatum strain AP13 chromosome 4N, P.virgatum_v5, whole genome shotgun sequence genome is shown below.
tgcaaTCAAATATTTCTttcaaacacatgaaataataacAATATCAAAATAAAACATAAATTTTTCAATCACTTTAGCAATGTGATGATAAAATGTGATAAAGTTTAAAACATGAAATAGAATACCAAAGcgcttgaaaaaaaattaaaaagattTCAAAAATTGAAATAAAAATGGTCAAATAGTTTGCCGTGTACAGTGgccgaggcacacggcaaacaggccctttgccgtgtgccgggcCGTAGGCACGCGGCAAACCGGCCAACACACCGCCACCTTGCCGGGCTGCCACCCGCACTCTGGTGCCGTGCCGCGGGCCTGGCCGCACGCCCCCGCCCGATGCTGTGCCAGGCCGCACCCCCCGCTGCCCGCTAGCCAACAGCCCGCCGCACCCGTGCTCCGGCCtggccgcaccgccgcctcggCCCTTTGCCGTGGGCCGAattggggcacacggcaaaggagcCCCCCTATGCCGTGGGCCGGatcggggcacacggcaaaggagcTCTCTTTGCCGTGGGTCGGATcgggtggcacacggcaaaaggggCAACCCCCACTTAGCCATTTTTGGCCACCCGTTCCGACACCCCGCGCGCTCACCGCGTTTTGGCTCACCCGCGTGCTGCTAGCTGGTGCTTGCCGCCACCCCTctgcgccctcgccgccggcacggcCTCCCACCCACCGGCACCTCCCTTGCCACCGCCTTCCCAGCCGCCGCACCCTCCCCTGCCGCCACCCCACTCACCCGCCTCCGGCGCCACCCCTTGCCTCCGCCTCCCGACCGTCGCGCCCTCCCCGCCACCCTGCCTAcgcgccggcccggccggccccgGTCGCCGCGTCTGCCACACCGGCGTCCCGGCGTGCCACGCCCCGGCCCGGCTCGCCCGGCGGGGCCCTCCACCCCGCCTCCTCTCCGCTCCCGGCCGGCCCCAGTCCACGCGGCCGCCAGGCAGGCCGACGGCGCCGGACACCCCCGCCCCAGCCCGCGTGCCGGGGGCCGTCcaccccgcctccgcgccgcttcCCTGGGTGAGCTGAACGGCTCCGCCCCGCTCTCGCCACCTGCCCACGGCCCCCACCGCCCGGCCCCAGCGCACGGCCGCGCCGCACCCCGAGCAGTGCCCCTGCCCCACCGGCGAGCCGCGCAGGGCCCTGCCTCCGGCCTCTGCTTGCGCGGGACGTGCCTGggcatgccccccccccccccccccgccactGGTGCCCGCTAGTGGGGCCACCTCCTCGCCGAGCAGAGCCGCCACGCCGCGGAGCTGCGCCGCACCCCTGCCGACCAAGCCCCACTCAGGGCCAAGGAGTTGCCGCCGGGCCGCCCACCTCACGCCCGCCACTTTCACCATGCCACCGCGCCGGTGAGTTATTTGTTTTCCATTTGTCCCATCAATTCATTAcaatttttaaaaaatgtttATCAATAATTTTGTTGTAAATTGTTATTTGCATGCAATTGAAGATCCACGGTGCGCCGCACCGTCTCGTCTGCCCTGCACCGGCTTGCCGCTCAGCTGCCACGCCGATCGCCGACGCCTTGCCGCCCCGCCGTGCCCCAACTCGGGAGCCGCTGCCCCGACACGTGTGTTGAGCCTTAGGTGAGGACGTTCAAAAGGCACCTCATTCCATCTCATGTTTGTAGAATATTACGTAACCTAGTTAATTTAGTTGCCTGTGATGATATAAAATTTTACCCAAATTTGGTTTGGGtaacatatgatgatcttgagcttgtgtGAGTGTATTCATTGTGTCGTGTAGTTATGCTTCTCATGATTGTCAtcaaaccatgtgacacatccatgcccaaaGCAAACTTTCGTTTGTGTTGATATTTGTGTTGATATGATGGTTGGgctggatgtgtcacatggttccATGTATATCATGAACTTTTTTTAGATGATTTCTTATGCTACAAGTTCAAGATCAAATGAAAC
Proteins encoded:
- the LOC120669276 gene encoding glycine-rich cell wall structural protein 1.8-like, yielding MVKVAGVRWAARRQLLGPEWGLVGRGAAQLRGVAALLGEEVAPLAGTSGGGGGGGHAQARPAQAEAGGRALRGSPVGQGHCSGCGAAVRWGRAVGAVGRWRERGGAVQLTQGSGAEAGWTAPGTRAGAGVSGAVGLPGGRVDWGRPGAERRRGGGPRRASRAGAWHAGTPVWQTRRPGPAGPARRQGGGEGATVGRRRQGVAPEAGEWGGGRGGCGGWEGGGKGGAGGWEAVPAARAQRGGGKHQLAARG